In one window of Coffea eugenioides isolate CCC68of unplaced genomic scaffold, Ceug_1.0 ScVebR1_3196;HRSCAF=4366, whole genome shotgun sequence DNA:
- the LOC113757650 gene encoding protein FAR1-RELATED SEQUENCE 5-like, whose protein sequence is MDCSKLAENGTPELGMEFNSEEDAYKFYNKYAFKMGFSVRKDYLNKDKDGVTTSRRYSCCKEGVKRKYEGDVMPKRTRAPTKTGCGAKMVIVLFRGTMKYRVHDLVLEHNHELHIAQCAHMMPSQRKVSVAQGFQAEISEDAGLSLKQSHELMGTEAGGMGNVGYTRDDLKRYLRTRRERSLKYGEAGSMLNYFQEQTLENPSFFHAVQLDCEEQITNIFWADAGMLIDYNFFGDVVTFDTTYKTNKEYRPLGVFVGFNQHRQIVIFGAALMYDETIDSFKWVFGTFLEAMCGKHPSTILTDQDHAMAAALSIVMPETFHGLCTFHIRRNFMKHLGNHYKENSDLPYMFGACMYEFEEVEQFNRVWEAMVKKHNLENNEWLSGLYKIRDKWARCMMKERWTAGMRSTQLSESLNAAIKNHLKLDHDLVQFFRHFNRVVDEKRHNELIAEYEMRQKLPMVGLRQTPMLVHASETYSPTVFVAFQNEYGESTAMVILRQQDAAMFVEFAVMRYDGGPERTVVFNRNDLSVRCSCKKYENEGILCGHALKVFDTVGIKIIPPEYIKRRWTKRARAGDCFDRRGQEVVADPKVMISTRYRELAPAMIKVATRAAMSEDTSKVAITVISDLSKRVELLLSESEEQPLQNQKNLNMEERDKIEIVNEMGEAVVARGIKKRGGGKKSRVMRSWVDKFDRVKRKSRLSRTTQTTVSESEPTSISFEEYMFMGCRSSTDSVSTHSMSQTVNGPPNAVAPDIDESQTVHRLANQGPPASVPTEWMHPRFSIFSKHNSVRDVLMEERGAISTHCDVDAYHVFAPSPQERNNTQGLQLRVDVASPQNEVDE, encoded by the exons ATGGATTGCAGCAAATTGGCAGAAAATGGGACCCCTGAATTAGGAATGGAGTTCAACAGTGAAGAGGATGCGTACAAGTTTTACAACAAGTATGCCTTTAAAATGGGTTTCAGTGTACGTAAAGACTATCTGAATAAAGACAAAGACGGCGTGACCACGTCTAGGAGATATAGTTGCTGCAAGGAAGGTGTGAAACGCAAGTACGAAGGTGATGTGATGCCAAAGAGGACACGAGCGCCGACGAAAACAGGGTGTGGAGCTAAGATGGTTATCGTGTTGTTTAGAGGGACAATGAAGTACCGTGTGCATGACCTTGTCTTAGAGCATAATCATGAGTTGCACATTGCTCAATGTGCTCACATGATGCCATCACAAAGAAAAGTGAGTGTGGCTCAAGGATTCCAAGCTGAAATAAGCGAGGATGCTGGGCTTTCATTGAAACAGAGCCATGAGCTTATGGGAACGGAAGCAGGTGGGATGGGTAATGTGGGATATACTCGGGATGATCTTAAACGATATCTTCGAACGAGACGGGAAAGGAGCTTGAAATATGGAGAAGCAGGTAGCATGCTGAATTATTTTCAAGAGCAAACACTCGAGAATCCATCCTTTTTTCATGCCGTACAGCTGGACTGTGAAGAGCAGATAACGAATATCTTTTGGGCTGATGCAGGAATGTTAATTGACTACAACTTTTTTGGAGACGTAGTCACATTCGACACaacctacaaaacaaataaagaataccGGCCACTTGGAGTATTTGTGGGTTTTAACCAGCATAGGCAAATTGTGATATTCGGTGCTGCCCTTATGTATGATGAGACGATAGATTCTTTCAAATGGGTGTTTGGTACATTTTTAGAAGCAATGTGCGGAAAACATCCAAGTACCATACTAACCGACCAAGATCACGCCATGGCAGCCGCTCTTTCAATTGTCATGCCTGAAACATTTCACGGTCTATGTACGTTTCACATAAGGCGTAATTTTATGAAACATCTTGGCAATCACTACAAGGAAAATAGTGATCTTCCATACATGTTTGGTGCCTGCATGTATGAGTTTGAAGAAGTGGAACAATTCAATAGGGTGTGGGAGGCGATGGTGAAGAAACACAatcttgaaaataatgaatggcTCTCAGGGTTGTACAAAATTCGTGATAAATGGGCAAGGTGCAtgatgaaagaaagatggaCCGCGGGAATGCGAAGCACCCAACTCAGCGAAAGCCTAAATGCAGCaattaaaaatcatttgaaactggATCATGACCTTGTGCAGTTCTTTAGACATTTCAATCGGGTGGTTGATGAAAAGAGACATAATGAACTGATCGCAGAATATGAAATGAGGCAAAAGCTCCCCATGGTAGGGTTAAGGCAAACACCTATGCTTGTGCATGCATCAGAGACGTATTCACCAACCGTATTTGTTGCATTCCAAAATGAATATGGCGAGTCAACAGCTATGGTTATATTGAGACAACAAGATGCAGCGATGTTTGTGGAGTTTGCGGTCATGAGGTATGATGGAGGACCTGAAAGAACAGTAGTATTCAATCGGAATGATCTAAGTGTACGTTGCAGTTGCAAAAAATACGAGAATGAAGGCATTTTATGTGGGCACGCGTTGAAGGTGTTTGATACCGTGGGCATAAAAATAATTCCTCCTGAATACATTAAGAGGCGATGGACAAAAAGAGCTCGGGCTGGAGACTGTTTTGATCGGCGAGGACAGGAAGTTGTGGCTGATCCTAAAGTCATGATTTCAACTCGTTATCGGGAGCTCGCTCCGGCCATGATTAAGGTCGCAACTCGAGCAGCAATGTCGGAGGACACCAGCAAAGTAGCAATCACTGTCATATCCGATTTGTCAAAGAGAGTTGAGCTCCTCCTCTCAGAAAGCGAAGAGCAACCtttgcaaaatcaaaaaaatctgaATATGGAGGAAcgagataaaattgaaattgtaaATGAAATGGGGGAGGCAGTAGTCGCAAGAGGCATTAAAAAACGAGGCGGTGGGAAGAAAAGTAGAGTGATGCGAAGTTGGGTCGATAAATTTGACagagtaaaaagaaaatctagatTATCAAGGACTACACAGACTACg GTCTCAGAATCGGAGCCGACATCGATTTCATTTGAAGAATACATGTTTATGGGATGCCGTTCATCTACTGACTCTGTTTCG ACGCATTCAATGAGTCAGACAGTGAATGGCCCTCCAAATGCTGTTGCTCCCGATATCGATGAAAGTCAAACG gTCCACCGTTTGGCTAATCAGGGGCCTCCTGCAAGTGTCCCTACAGAATGGATGCATCCcagattttctattttttccaaGCATAACTCCGTCAGAGATGTTTTAATG GAGGAGCGTGGGGCAATTTCAACACACTGTGATGTTGATGCATATCATGTATTTGCACCATCACCTCAG GAAAGAAATAACACACAGGGATTGCAACTACGCGTTGACGTCGCCTCCCCCCAAAATGAGGTTGATGAATGA